In one Bactrocera tryoni isolate S06 chromosome 5, CSIRO_BtryS06_freeze2, whole genome shotgun sequence genomic region, the following are encoded:
- the LOC120778325 gene encoding segmentation protein cap'n'collar-like, with protein MISNKKSYAMKMLQLALALSLLHVDPDNFLQQRLRNWDSQLELRDGDGWELEMLRAVPMVEYPYANRKTMMPLIEDLIRYDRQHDATPPQYNVTAYMLNVQNDGGTNQTATLPELQATTSSTTSTASSVNVAGAAALEQAANAAAAAAAASTNASNMGLPASELDVFLNSENFQDQRSVWEQNLADLRDFGDLAVNNPYAGLPLKDEPHNNTYIDVNLDMFFPSFASAVAGGVAVKEETVGAGALNDTFPEPADIASIKTEQLDKEEEEFVVENEVATASSTSDEAAPKIKKETESGEDNGQAPASEEFDLSPFISQLDLFKEVKK; from the coding sequence ATGATATCGAACAAGAAATCGTACGCCATGAAGATGCTGCAGTTAGCATTGGCCCTGAGCCTGCTGCACGTGGATCCGGATAATTTCCTGCAGCAACGCCTGCGCAATTGGGATTCACAGCTGGAGTTGCGTGATGGCGATGGCTGGGAATTGGAAATGTTGCGCGCCGTGCCGATGGTGGAGTATCCGTATGCGAATCGCAAAACTATGATGCCACTCATAGAAGATCTAATACGGTATGATCGCCAACATGACGCCACACCGCCGCAATATAACGTGACCGCTTACATGTTGAATGTGCAAAATGATGGTGGCACCAATCAGACCGCCACCCTACCGGAATTGCAGGCAACAACCAGTTCGACGACGAGCACCGCTAGTAGTGTGAATGTGGCCGGTGCTGCGGCCTTGGAACAGGCCGCTAATGCAGCAGCGGCTGCTGCGGCGGCCAGCACGAATGCCAGCAATATGGGTTTGCCCGCTTCGGAGTTGGATGTGTTTCTCAATTCGGAGAACTTTCAAGATCAGCGTTCGGTGTGGGAGCAAAACTTGGCCGATTTGCGTGACTTTGGCGATTTGGCCGTCAACAATCCCTACGCTGGATTGCCGCTCAAAGATGAGCCGCACAACAACACCTATATTGATGTTAATTTGGATATGTTTTTTCCGAGTTTTGCAAGCGCAGTGGCGGGCGGTGTTGCGGTTAAGGAGGAAACAGTTGGCGCAGGCGCATTAAATGATACTTTTCCCGAACCGGCCGATATTGCTAGCATTAAAACCGAACAACTCGACAAAGAGGAGGAGGAATTTGTGGTAGAAAATGAAGTGGCCACCGCCTCAAGTACCAGCGACGAAGCAGCGCCGAAGATTAAGAAAGAAACGGAAAGTGGCGAGGATAATGGGCAAGCGCCAGCGAGTGAAGAATTCGATTTGAGCCCATTTATCAGCCAATTGGATTTATTTAAAgaggtaaaaaaataa